Proteins from a genomic interval of Candidatus Kapaibacterium sp.:
- a CDS encoding response regulator, whose translation MIDLNGKTILIAEDEEFNYKFLERVLIKLGAEVIRAHNGKEAVELVGSNNKFWILLLDLKMPVMTGYEAVHHIRSAGYRLPVLAVTAYAFSEDRDKAIAAGCDDYISKPFEIQDLIELLKKYL comes from the coding sequence ATGATAGATTTGAACGGTAAAACCATTCTTATAGCGGAAGACGAAGAGTTTAACTATAAATTTCTTGAACGTGTTCTTATCAAACTTGGTGCGGAAGTCATCAGAGCCCATAATGGCAAAGAAGCGGTTGAGTTAGTTGGAAGCAACAATAAATTTTGGATTCTACTGTTAGATTTGAAAATGCCGGTTATGACAGGCTATGAAGCAGTTCACCATATTCGTAGTGCCGGATATAGACTTCCTGTATTAGCCGTCACAGCCTATGCTTTTTCGGAAGATAGAGATAAAGCTATTGCTGCCGGTTGTGATGATTACATATCAAAACCATTCGAAATTCAAGATTTGATAGAGTTATTGAAAAAATATTTGTGA
- a CDS encoding calcium/sodium antiporter yields the protein MDISTDSIPFAIALLILGTVMLYYGAEGLVKGSVKLAFRIGITPLIIGLTVVAFGTSSPELVVSLSAAYQGSSEIAIGNVIGSNICNIALILGVAALIRPIQVKMQLIKTDIAIMIAFSILVFFFIIDGEISQFEGVILVILLFAYIYYNVWLSKKNNKKIELDDLDIPKSKTDKPILDILLIIAGLVILMLGAHTFLEGAIRIAKYIGASNAVIGLTVVAFGTSLPELATSVVASIKNEGDISIGNAIGSNIFNLLMILGVTGLFYSINTSGISYLDYGVMIATSVIIVPMALMGMRISRMNGAVLLLIYIAYIAYLFSNLQTYD from the coding sequence ATGGATATATCTACTGATTCGATTCCGTTTGCAATTGCATTATTGATTTTGGGGACTGTCATGTTGTACTATGGGGCAGAGGGCTTAGTCAAAGGCTCTGTCAAACTTGCATTCCGAATTGGGATTACACCCCTGATAATTGGGCTGACTGTGGTTGCATTTGGCACCAGCAGCCCCGAATTAGTTGTGAGTTTATCAGCTGCTTATCAAGGTAGTAGCGAAATAGCAATTGGCAACGTAATCGGCTCAAATATATGCAATATTGCACTCATACTTGGTGTTGCGGCATTAATCAGACCAATTCAAGTCAAAATGCAATTAATCAAAACCGATATTGCGATTATGATAGCTTTTTCGATTTTAGTGTTTTTTTTCATAATTGATGGTGAAATTTCGCAATTTGAAGGTGTAATACTTGTGATTTTACTTTTTGCCTATATTTACTACAATGTTTGGCTTTCTAAGAAAAATAATAAAAAAATTGAATTAGACGACCTCGATATTCCCAAGTCTAAAACTGATAAGCCCATTTTGGATATACTACTCATCATTGCAGGCTTGGTTATTCTAATGCTGGGTGCTCATACTTTCCTCGAGGGTGCTATCAGGATTGCCAAGTATATTGGCGCTTCGAATGCTGTGATAGGATTGACTGTCGTAGCCTTTGGTACAAGTTTGCCCGAATTGGCAACTTCAGTGGTGGCTTCAATCAAAAATGAAGGAGATATTTCAATTGGAAATGCAATTGGCTCCAATATTTTTAATTTACTTATGATACTCGGCGTTACCGGATTGTTTTATTCAATCAATACAAGCGGTATCAGCTACTTGGATTACGGTGTTATGATTGCCACTTCGGTTATTATTGTTCCAATGGCTTTGATGGGAATGAGAATAAGCAGGATGAATGGTGCAGTGTTGCTTTTGATTTATATTGCCTACATTGCGTACTTATTTTCTAATCTTCAAACTTATGATTAA
- a CDS encoding M48 family metallopeptidase: MNIIAVIILVTLVVNFIISLVSEHLNKKKMFASVVPPELADIYTDEQFSKAKSYYSDRLNMSSVSDALGLIAFPLFWFMGGFPYLESVVSGITDSEIYRGLLFIGILVFAQFLIGLPFSIYSTFVIEAKYGFNKMTAKTFVLDLLKSTLLSMLIGLPILAAILWVFGELGNSAWLIGFLLVTAISFILSYIAPTWIMPLFNKFVPLELGSLRDKITAMAEKAKFPLTNIFVIDGSKRSTKSNAFFTGFGKNKRIALYDTLIQNHSEEELVAVLAHEIGHYKLKHITQGMAIGIVHTFVLFFLLGQILQSEMLYSAFYMTNMPIYAGLIFFGILFSPIESILSVAMNSLSRRNEFAADNFAKKLIGKGTHLIEALKKLSTDNLSNPVPDPFYVLLNYSHPPVVERIRKLAE, encoded by the coding sequence TTGAACATAATTGCTGTTATAATCTTAGTAACTTTAGTTGTAAATTTCATTATTTCGCTCGTTTCTGAGCATTTGAACAAAAAGAAGATGTTTGCTTCGGTCGTCCCTCCGGAGTTAGCTGATATATATACTGATGAGCAATTCTCGAAAGCGAAGTCATATTACTCCGATAGGCTCAATATGTCTTCAGTATCCGATGCTTTGGGCTTGATTGCTTTCCCTCTATTTTGGTTTATGGGTGGTTTCCCGTATTTAGAGTCTGTCGTATCAGGCATTACAGATTCCGAAATTTATCGCGGGTTGCTATTCATCGGCATCCTGGTTTTTGCCCAATTTCTAATCGGATTGCCATTTTCCATATATTCAACTTTTGTGATTGAAGCCAAATATGGATTTAACAAAATGACAGCCAAAACATTCGTACTTGATTTGCTCAAATCAACGTTGCTGTCTATGCTAATCGGTTTGCCTATTCTCGCAGCGATATTATGGGTGTTTGGCGAACTTGGCAATAGTGCTTGGCTAATCGGTTTTTTGCTTGTTACGGCAATATCATTCATTTTGTCATATATTGCTCCGACTTGGATTATGCCACTTTTCAACAAATTTGTACCGCTCGAATTGGGCTCGCTACGTGATAAAATTACTGCTATGGCTGAAAAGGCAAAATTCCCACTCACGAATATTTTCGTGATTGATGGTTCCAAACGCTCAACCAAATCGAACGCATTTTTCACAGGGTTCGGCAAGAACAAACGAATTGCTCTTTATGACACACTGATTCAAAATCATTCTGAAGAGGAACTCGTGGCAGTATTAGCTCACGAAATCGGACATTACAAACTGAAGCATATCACTCAAGGTATGGCAATCGGTATAGTTCATACCTTCGTTTTGTTTTTTCTTTTGGGGCAAATTTTACAATCGGAAATGCTGTACTCCGCTTTTTATATGACAAATATGCCAATCTATGCCGGGTTGATTTTTTTCGGAATACTGTTTTCGCCGATTGAAAGCATCTTATCAGTTGCGATGAATTCACTATCGCGCCGAAATGAATTTGCAGCTGATAATTTTGCGAAAAAGTTGATTGGCAAAGGTACGCATCTAATCGAAGCTCTGAAAAAACTCAGTACGGATAATTTGTCAAACCCGGTTCCAGATCCTTTTTATGTTTTGCTGAATTATTCACATCCGCCGGTTGTCGAACGAATTCGCAAACTTGCTGAGTGA